One Cryobacterium roopkundense genomic region harbors:
- a CDS encoding GMC family oxidoreductase, producing MLNRKKPEPVDVIVVGLGANGGTAVKVLAEAGLKVVGFDRGPWLRPLEHYSGDELKFVNRDYMWPDPKMFPRTVRYDENAVAERFPFSPTPQMVGGGTNHWAGWVPRPRESDFMMRSLHGEIEGASLADWPFRYEHLEPYLTKVEWAFGVSGIAGADKYEPYRSKGYPSPPLRPTQYGKRFYDACNKMGINAFPIPHAMVTNKHNGRDPFNQTSFWNQYGDPSGARSNTLTSFIPEAVATGNLEVRAECFVQSVKLGHDGKATGVVYIDPDGNEVEQDARVVILTLGAIESARLMLMSKSPRFPDGLANGSGLVGKNATFHEYLFAVGLFDKDIDEPLNGFAGNYISGGSLEFYETDENRGHIGGSIISASQTCHPINWVFPGRPSWGEALKDADRNYYNYAMKIGLILHDLPVESNRVDLDPTVKDAFGRPVARITHSPHRNDIAMGKWQVDKNVEILEAAGARKTVPVYLDKMTGNTCHQHGTARMGTDPAKSVLNEWGQAHEVDNLFVLDGSGFPTATGVNPTLTMMANAWRCSEYIAQVYSKGREERLILSNTKR from the coding sequence ATGCTGAATCGGAAGAAGCCCGAGCCTGTAGACGTGATCGTCGTGGGACTCGGCGCCAACGGTGGCACCGCTGTCAAGGTGCTGGCCGAGGCAGGACTGAAGGTAGTGGGCTTTGACCGTGGCCCGTGGCTGCGACCCCTCGAACACTATTCCGGCGATGAACTCAAGTTCGTCAACCGTGACTACATGTGGCCGGACCCGAAAATGTTCCCCCGAACCGTACGATACGACGAAAACGCCGTGGCGGAAAGATTCCCCTTTTCTCCGACCCCGCAGATGGTCGGTGGAGGAACAAACCACTGGGCCGGCTGGGTGCCGCGCCCGCGTGAGTCTGACTTCATGATGCGCTCCCTCCACGGCGAGATCGAAGGCGCAAGTCTCGCCGACTGGCCCTTCCGCTACGAACACCTGGAGCCCTACCTCACCAAGGTTGAGTGGGCCTTCGGCGTCTCCGGTATCGCGGGGGCCGACAAGTACGAACCGTATCGCAGCAAGGGCTATCCCAGCCCGCCGCTCCGACCGACCCAGTACGGCAAGCGTTTCTACGATGCCTGCAACAAAATGGGCATTAACGCCTTTCCTATTCCGCATGCCATGGTCACGAACAAACACAACGGTCGTGACCCCTTTAATCAGACCAGTTTCTGGAACCAGTATGGCGATCCCAGTGGCGCCCGCTCCAACACGTTGACCTCTTTTATCCCGGAAGCCGTGGCCACGGGAAACCTGGAAGTCCGCGCGGAATGCTTCGTGCAGTCGGTGAAGTTGGGTCATGACGGCAAGGCCACCGGTGTCGTCTACATCGACCCGGATGGAAACGAAGTAGAGCAGGATGCGCGCGTCGTGATTTTGACGCTTGGTGCCATTGAATCCGCGCGCCTCATGCTCATGTCCAAGTCGCCTCGGTTTCCCGATGGTCTGGCCAACGGTAGTGGCTTGGTCGGCAAGAACGCCACCTTCCACGAATACCTCTTTGCGGTGGGGTTGTTCGATAAAGACATCGACGAACCGCTGAACGGATTTGCCGGCAACTACATCAGCGGCGGATCGTTGGAATTCTATGAGACCGACGAAAACCGTGGTCACATCGGTGGTTCCATCATCTCCGCCTCGCAGACCTGTCACCCCATCAACTGGGTCTTTCCGGGCCGGCCGAGCTGGGGCGAGGCGTTGAAAGACGCAGACCGCAACTACTACAACTACGCCATGAAGATCGGCCTGATTCTGCACGACCTGCCGGTGGAATCCAATCGGGTAGATCTTGACCCCACGGTGAAAGATGCTTTTGGTCGGCCGGTTGCACGCATTACACACAGTCCACACCGCAACGACATCGCTATGGGTAAATGGCAAGTAGACAAGAACGTTGAGATTCTAGAGGCGGCCGGGGCACGCAAGACCGTCCCTGTCTATCTGGACAAGATGACCGGCAACACGTGCCACCAGCACGGCACTGCGCGCATGGGCACCGACCCGGCCAAGAGCGTGCTGAATGAGTGGGGTCAGGCCCACGAAGTGGACAATCTCTTCGTTCTCGACGGCTCCGGCTTCCCGACGGCGACTGGTGTCAACCCGACGTTGACCATGATGGCCAACGCCTGGCGGTGCAGTGAATACATTGCCCAGGTCTATTCCAAGGGACGCGAAGAACGTCTCATTCTTTCGAACACCAAGCGCTGA
- a CDS encoding gluconate 2-dehydrogenase subunit 3 family protein — MTLKSEWEIVGAPVDPDTTERLFFTDAEWDTVEAATARIMPTDQDPGAREARVVVFIDRYLSGIDYVYAAADGSGFLKMSGKYADAWRARMDEMQNVYRHGLVRLDELAHSESGRRFADLSDAEADHLLELLSGAPKPGQVTLGTKEPVTTFLQGSFDEGLDFFSALCLHTRQGFYCDPVYGGNKEQMGWKFIGFPGPKSLKDTMDGTYSTAEYFYQGEFEWEDLIPQLKAYRDAGGTL, encoded by the coding sequence ATGACTCTGAAATCAGAATGGGAGATCGTTGGCGCTCCGGTAGATCCGGACACCACTGAACGACTCTTCTTTACCGACGCCGAATGGGACACGGTCGAGGCCGCGACTGCGCGGATCATGCCGACCGATCAGGACCCAGGTGCCCGCGAGGCACGGGTGGTGGTTTTCATCGACCGTTACCTCTCCGGCATTGACTATGTATACGCAGCCGCCGACGGCAGCGGGTTCCTGAAAATGTCGGGAAAATATGCGGATGCTTGGCGTGCTCGAATGGATGAGATGCAAAATGTGTACCGACACGGGCTCGTCCGGCTCGATGAATTGGCACATTCTGAGTCAGGCCGAAGGTTTGCTGATCTCAGCGACGCAGAAGCCGACCACTTGCTGGAGCTTCTCTCCGGAGCGCCAAAGCCTGGTCAGGTAACTCTCGGCACCAAAGAGCCGGTGACGACGTTCTTGCAGGGGTCTTTCGATGAGGGGCTGGACTTTTTTAGTGCTCTCTGTCTGCACACCCGTCAAGGATTTTACTGTGACCCGGTCTACGGCGGTAACAAGGAACAGATGGGTTGGAAGTTCATTGGATTCCCTGGCCCGAAGTCGCTCAAGGACACCATGGACGGCACCTACAGCACCGCTGAGTACTTCTATCAGGGTGAGTTTGAGTGGGAAGACCTGATTCCGCAGTTGAAGGCCTACCGCGACGCGGGCGGCACGCTCTAA